The proteins below are encoded in one region of Asticcacaulis excentricus CB 48:
- the trhA gene encoding PAQR family membrane homeostasis protein TrhA, with protein sequence MNISLPPSPHYPTRWARHADLIVHVTGLAFALFGGGVALGLAVTQGLLGMVAAVIIYAVGMIAMLAFSTAYNFASPRFQPFLRRLDHAGIFLMIAASYTPFTTQALSGPWAWGMTAGVWTLAGLGILGKLFLPGVGKGVWVALYLILGWLVVIALKPMIADVPPAAMILLATGGLVYSVGAIFYMMKRLKFRRAIWHGHVITGAVLHWCAVLVGVVLVGH encoded by the coding sequence ATGAACATTTCCCTGCCCCCTTCGCCGCACTATCCCACCCGTTGGGCGCGTCACGCCGATCTGATCGTGCACGTGACGGGGTTGGCCTTTGCTCTGTTCGGGGGCGGGGTCGCGCTGGGTCTGGCCGTGACGCAGGGGTTGCTGGGCATGGTGGCCGCCGTCATCATCTATGCGGTGGGCATGATCGCCATGCTGGCCTTTTCGACGGCCTATAATTTCGCCAGCCCGCGTTTTCAGCCGTTTCTTCGCCGCCTCGATCACGCAGGCATCTTCCTGATGATTGCCGCCAGCTACACGCCTTTTACCACGCAGGCCTTAAGCGGGCCGTGGGCCTGGGGCATGACGGCCGGCGTGTGGACGCTGGCCGGGCTCGGCATATTGGGCAAGCTGTTCCTGCCCGGCGTTGGTAAGGGCGTGTGGGTGGCCCTTTATCTGATCCTCGGCTGGCTGGTAGTCATTGCGCTCAAGCCGATGATCGCTGATGTGCCGCCCGCGGCGATGATCCTGCTGGCGACCGGCGGGTTGGTCTACAGCGTCGGGGCCATCTTCTACATGATGAAGCGTCTGAAATTCCGCCGAGCCATCTGGCATGGCCATGTGATTACCGGGGCCGTCCTACACTGGTGCGCGGTGCTGGTCGGTGTGGTCCTGGTCGGGCATTGA
- a CDS encoding peptide chain release factor 3, translating into MSNTPATEAPRRRTFAIISHPDAGKTTLTEHLLLAGGSIRAAGQVRARGENRRTRSDWMKIEKERGISVSSSVMTFEHDGKVFNLLDTPGHEDFSEDTYRTLTAADAAIMVLDAAKGIEPQTLKLFEVCRLRDIPIITFINKMDREAEDSLALLDEVASKLQLDPSPLYWPAGSGNRFRGMLELKTGLFYPFTRRESGSEYDQGHEAPALLDQAVAKGWLDQAELDELRDTAELLEGGFKAFDTISFLEGHMTPVIFGSALRHYGVNQLLQAIGDFAPAPKTVAASKAGTDTTVDPTDKEVTGFVFKVQANMDPNHRDRIAMLKLTSGKFQRGMKLKVQNTGKQLSVNAPIMFFASDRELAEDAFGGDVIGIPNHGVLRVGDSLSESGTVRFQGLPNFAPEILQRVRVKDPLKAKHLKKALESLAEEGVTQLFRPSIGSDFIVGAVGQLQFEVMADRLANEYGLDVIFEPSPYAEARWLGGDAAKIEDFAGKHRSAMGTDIDEFPVFLGKSAWEIGYVAERYPDVKFLRTKERG; encoded by the coding sequence ATGTCCAATACCCCCGCCACCGAAGCGCCCCGCCGTCGAACCTTCGCCATCATCTCGCACCCGGACGCCGGTAAAACGACGCTGACCGAGCACCTTTTGTTGGCGGGCGGGTCGATCCGTGCCGCCGGTCAGGTGCGCGCGCGCGGTGAAAACCGCCGGACCCGTTCCGACTGGATGAAGATCGAAAAGGAACGCGGCATTTCGGTGTCGTCCTCGGTGATGACCTTTGAGCACGATGGTAAGGTGTTCAACCTGCTCGACACGCCAGGCCACGAAGACTTTTCGGAAGACACCTACCGCACCCTGACCGCCGCCGACGCCGCTATCATGGTGCTCGACGCCGCCAAGGGGATCGAGCCTCAGACGCTCAAACTGTTCGAGGTGTGCCGCCTGCGCGACATCCCCATCATCACCTTTATCAATAAGATGGACCGGGAGGCCGAGGACTCGCTTGCCCTGCTGGACGAGGTGGCGTCAAAGCTGCAACTCGATCCGTCGCCGCTCTACTGGCCGGCGGGGTCGGGTAACCGCTTCCGCGGAATGCTGGAGCTGAAGACCGGGCTGTTTTACCCCTTCACCCGCCGCGAGTCGGGTTCGGAATACGACCAGGGCCATGAAGCCCCGGCCCTGCTGGATCAGGCCGTGGCCAAAGGCTGGCTCGACCAAGCCGAACTCGACGAACTGCGCGATACGGCGGAACTGCTTGAAGGCGGTTTCAAAGCGTTTGACACGATAAGCTTCCTCGAAGGCCATATGACGCCGGTCATCTTCGGCTCGGCGCTGCGCCATTACGGCGTCAACCAGTTGCTTCAGGCGATTGGCGATTTCGCTCCGGCCCCCAAGACGGTGGCAGCGTCGAAGGCAGGGACCGACACGACGGTCGATCCGACGGACAAGGAAGTTACCGGCTTCGTGTTCAAGGTGCAGGCCAATATGGACCCCAACCACCGCGACCGCATCGCCATGCTCAAACTGACCTCGGGTAAATTCCAGCGCGGAATGAAGCTCAAGGTGCAGAACACGGGCAAGCAACTGAGCGTCAACGCGCCGATCATGTTCTTTGCCTCGGACCGCGAGCTGGCCGAAGATGCCTTTGGCGGTGATGTCATCGGCATCCCCAATCACGGCGTGCTGCGCGTGGGTGACTCTTTGTCGGAAAGTGGCACAGTGCGTTTTCAGGGTCTGCCCAACTTCGCGCCGGAAATCCTTCAGCGCGTGCGCGTCAAGGACCCCCTGAAGGCCAAGCATCTTAAAAAAGCTCTGGAATCGCTGGCCGAAGAGGGGGTGACGCAGTTGTTCCGCCCCTCCATCGGTTCGGACTTTATCGTCGGCGCGGTGGGTCAGCTTCAGTTCGAGGTCATGGCCGACCGGCTGGCCAACGAATACGGGCTGGATGTGATCTTTGAACCCTCGCCCTATGCCGAAGCGCGCTGGTTGGGCGGGGATGCGGCCAAAATTGAGGACTTTGCTGGCAAGCACCGCTCAGCCATGGGCACCGATATTGACGAGTTTCCGGTGTTTCTCGGCAAGTCGGCCTGGGAGATCGGCTATGTCGCCGAACGCTATCCGGACGTGAAGTTCCTGCGCACCAAGGAGCGGGGGTAA
- a CDS encoding Tat pathway signal protein, producing MSAFTLLAAGGSASHTLASAPKKKGGGADFVQMPLLTVFTKARGGKHGTLTVEVGLDTNKNEKLAETLSKSVPRLRDAYVARLQAYAMGLTASSVVDLDYLTRELQTATDAIIKQKGVKVLLGSVVLA from the coding sequence TTGTCCGCCTTTACGCTTCTGGCAGCCGGCGGCTCGGCTTCACACACGCTGGCCAGTGCGCCCAAGAAGAAGGGCGGCGGGGCCGACTTTGTGCAAATGCCGCTGCTGACCGTCTTTACAAAGGCGCGCGGCGGCAAGCACGGCACGCTAACGGTTGAGGTCGGGCTCGACACCAACAAGAATGAGAAGCTGGCCGAAACCCTGAGCAAGTCAGTCCCGCGCCTGCGCGATGCCTATGTGGCGCGCCTGCAAGCCTATGCCATGGGGCTGACGGCCTCGTCTGTTGTCGATCTTGACTATCTTACGCGTGAGCTCCAAACGGCCACCGACGCCATCATCAAGCAAAAAGGCGTCAAGGTGCTACTGGGGAGCGTGGTTCTGGCGTAA
- a CDS encoding response regulator: MSETSALLRHVNLPATTVLIVEDNDGLRRMIVEVLRASGFQQLIQARDAEEAIELLGAYNPELMILDWNMPGLSGIDLTLLLRQAAVNEDTRFPNPRIPVLMLTGRQRSRDVTEARNAGVDEFVIKPFSTRSLMRGVASALSRQRPFIVSAGYVGPCRRRRKDEDYRGLMRRVDDIEAAADRHSRALFQQTLSVELEALHALMSARGGLHKETLDYLIERTSEAETQAVRYRQRLLAEATRSLKEYVSYFGKAAEPDVLDVHLDSIRRLNALRNEDTAEGQTIIRQLEALVKNRKRKKLSA, encoded by the coding sequence ATGTCTGAAACCTCTGCGCTGTTGCGCCATGTCAATCTGCCGGCCACGACGGTCCTGATTGTCGAAGATAATGACGGGCTGAGGCGGATGATCGTCGAGGTGCTGCGCGCCTCGGGTTTTCAGCAACTGATTCAGGCCCGTGACGCGGAAGAGGCGATCGAGCTTCTGGGGGCCTATAATCCCGAACTAATGATCCTTGACTGGAATATGCCGGGCCTGTCGGGCATTGATCTGACGCTGTTACTACGGCAGGCGGCGGTGAATGAGGACACACGCTTTCCAAATCCGCGTATCCCCGTACTCATGCTGACCGGGCGTCAGCGTTCGCGCGATGTGACCGAAGCGCGTAATGCCGGGGTCGATGAATTTGTCATCAAGCCGTTTTCGACGCGCAGCCTCATGCGTGGGGTCGCGTCCGCCCTGTCCCGTCAGCGCCCATTTATCGTGTCGGCGGGCTATGTCGGCCCATGTCGACGTCGGCGAAAGGATGAGGACTATCGGGGCCTGATGCGCCGCGTCGATGATATAGAGGCCGCTGCTGACCGCCACTCACGCGCCTTGTTTCAGCAGACCCTGTCGGTCGAGCTCGAGGCCCTTCACGCCCTGATGTCAGCGCGGGGCGGGCTGCACAAGGAGACGCTGGATTACCTGATCGAGCGTACCAGCGAAGCCGAAACCCAGGCGGTAAGATATCGCCAGAGGCTGCTGGCCGAAGCTACACGTTCTTTAAAGGAATATGTGTCATATTTCGGAAAGGCGGCCGAACCGGATGTGCTGGACGTGCATCTGGATTCTATCCGCCGGCTGAACGCGCTGCGCAATGAGGATACGGCCGAAGGCCAGACCATCATTCGTCAGCTTGAAGCGCTGGTGAAGAATCGAAAGAGGAAGAAACTGTCGGCATGA
- a CDS encoding DUF1852 domain-containing protein — MSHSSPVAPLSDFDFTLRRLRFNEHYTPSQTTRLTTNFANLARGDTRQQNLRNALRMIDNRFNALAHWDNPNADRYAIELDIISVEIDLPDRATNDRFPLLEILNTTILDRHTSSSIAGMTGNNLSSFVRDYDFSVVLPAHNRDRPDFSLPPNFGDLHGHLFLSFVRSPTYKAQFHKPPVICLSVANSKTYRRTNTYHPILGVEYEQNDESLTDIYFRKMGLTVRFFMPPGSVAPLAFYFFGDLLSDYTSLELISTISTMESFQKIYRPEIYNANAAAGAVYQPSLQHPDYSLTQVVYDREERSRLAVEQGRFAEAHFITPYRTLLEQWSAHYA, encoded by the coding sequence GTGTCACACTCTTCGCCAGTCGCGCCGCTCTCAGACTTCGATTTTACCCTGCGGCGCCTTCGCTTCAATGAGCACTACACGCCGTCGCAAACCACGCGCCTAACCACCAATTTCGCCAATCTGGCCAGAGGCGATACCCGCCAGCAAAACCTGCGCAACGCTTTGCGCATGATCGATAATCGCTTCAACGCGCTGGCCCATTGGGATAACCCGAACGCTGACCGTTACGCCATCGAACTCGATATCATTTCGGTCGAGATAGACCTGCCGGATCGGGCGACCAATGACCGTTTTCCGTTGCTCGAAATCCTAAACACGACCATTCTTGATCGTCACACCTCCTCAAGCATCGCAGGCATGACGGGCAACAACCTGTCGTCCTTTGTGCGCGACTACGATTTCAGCGTCGTGCTGCCCGCGCACAACCGGGACCGCCCTGACTTCAGCCTGCCGCCCAACTTCGGAGACCTGCACGGCCACCTGTTTCTCAGCTTCGTTCGGTCGCCAACTTATAAGGCGCAGTTTCACAAGCCGCCCGTCATCTGCCTGAGCGTCGCCAACAGTAAGACCTATAGGCGGACGAACACGTACCACCCGATACTGGGCGTTGAATACGAGCAAAACGACGAGTCGCTGACGGATATATATTTCCGGAAAATGGGATTAACGGTGCGCTTCTTCATGCCGCCGGGCAGCGTCGCGCCGCTGGCCTTCTATTTCTTCGGCGACCTGCTCTCTGACTACACGTCTCTGGAACTGATCAGCACGATCAGCACCATGGAGAGCTTTCAGAAGATCTATCGCCCGGAAATCTACAACGCGAATGCGGCCGCCGGTGCGGTCTATCAGCCTAGCCTGCAACACCCCGACTATTCGCTGACCCAGGTGGTCTATGACCGCGAAGAACGCAGCCGTCTGGCCGTCGAACAGGGGCGCTTTGCCGAGGCGCACTTCATCACCCCGTACCGCACCCTGCTTGAGCAGTGGTCCGCACATTACGCTTGA
- a CDS encoding methionine synthase: MALLLPPSTAGSLPKPSWLAEPQTLWSPWKLQAEALSEGKRDALRLALDDQIQAGIEIVSDGEQTRQHFVTTFIEHLDGVDFSKRETVRIRDRYEASVPTVLGAVSRPRPVFVEDARFLRQQTKQPIKWALPGPMTMVDTLFDAHYKSREKLAWAFAEILNQEARELEAAGVDIIQFDEPAFNVFFNEVNDWGVAALEKAAEGLRCETAVHICYGYGIKANAEWKKTLGSQWRQYEEAFPKLQTSSLDIISLECHNSRVPMELIELIRGKKVMVGAIDVASSVIETPEEVADTLRKALQFVDADKLYPCTNCGMAPLPRDVATGKLRALGAGAAIVRRELMA, translated from the coding sequence ATGGCTTTACTCCTTCCCCCGTCCACCGCCGGCAGTCTGCCGAAACCGTCTTGGCTGGCCGAGCCGCAAACCCTTTGGTCGCCATGGAAACTGCAAGCTGAGGCCCTGAGCGAGGGCAAGCGAGACGCCCTGCGTCTGGCGCTGGATGATCAGATTCAGGCGGGTATTGAAATCGTCAGCGACGGCGAACAGACGCGTCAGCACTTTGTCACTACCTTCATCGAACACCTCGACGGCGTCGATTTCTCAAAGCGCGAAACCGTCCGTATCCGTGACCGTTACGAAGCCAGCGTGCCGACGGTGTTGGGGGCGGTCTCACGCCCCCGACCGGTCTTTGTCGAAGACGCCCGATTCCTGCGTCAGCAGACGAAACAGCCCATCAAATGGGCGTTGCCGGGGCCGATGACCATGGTCGATACCCTGTTTGACGCCCACTACAAGAGCCGCGAAAAACTGGCCTGGGCGTTTGCTGAAATACTCAATCAGGAGGCCAGAGAGCTGGAGGCTGCGGGTGTTGATATTATCCAGTTCGATGAGCCCGCTTTCAATGTCTTCTTCAATGAGGTCAATGACTGGGGCGTGGCGGCGCTCGAAAAGGCTGCCGAGGGCCTAAGGTGTGAGACGGCCGTGCACATCTGCTACGGCTACGGCATCAAAGCCAATGCCGAATGGAAAAAGACGCTGGGGTCGCAGTGGCGGCAGTATGAAGAGGCCTTTCCCAAACTGCAAACCTCCAGCCTCGATATCATTTCGCTGGAATGTCACAATTCGCGCGTGCCGATGGAGCTTATCGAGTTGATACGCGGCAAGAAGGTGATGGTCGGGGCCATTGATGTGGCCAGTTCTGTCATCGAGACGCCTGAAGAGGTGGCCGACACCTTGCGCAAGGCCTTGCAATTTGTCGATGCCGACAAGCTCTATCCCTGCACCAATTGCGGTATGGCCCCTCTGCCGCGCGACGTCGCTACGGGTAAGCTGCGGGCGCTGGGGGCCGGGGCGGCAATCGTGCGCAGGGAGCTTATGGCCTAA
- a CDS encoding SLC13 family permease: MDLSPFVSPALISALILAGALVLFVTERVRHDLIAVLALLAGLIAGVVKPEDALSGFGDPAVVAVAAVLIVGRTLELSGVAGKLARYIMFGKATYSLQMAMLMSVGALLSAFMNNIAALVIVMPLGAEIARQNKKAVGTILMPLAFATIMGGMITLIGTPANMILSSVREERLGQGFGFFSMAPVGIAVAVVGIVYLAVIGWRLLPPRRGTMEGHAAPWKVFELTLTHAVELSRHALSKQLHASRTRLLRLIRRDKIIDWPEEDRLKRGDKLLLLSRYMPGDVADSLDVKTAAPLPAEHEVTAHMVVAHGSPIIGERYDAITHRSGGALNVTAGGPRAARLKQPLGGIILQGGDQLFIRGQAADIARFGTQQRLLEIDRADTAPVNIRAAIQTVGIFVLAIAVTVLFDVSPALTFLAAAAAMAALRLIPAPEIYKSIDWSVIVLLAAMIPVGQSFETSGAAKMVADALAGGLKGAPLIACIAAVCGLTLFLTILLNNVATALIMGPLAIQLAQILHVSPDALLLAVLVGTSSDFLTPIGHQNNLLVMAPGGYRFTDYARAGALLAVLVVATTAFVLSASFG, from the coding sequence ATGGACTTAAGCCCCTTTGTTTCGCCCGCCCTCATCAGTGCACTGATCCTGGCCGGGGCCCTAGTGCTGTTTGTCACCGAACGGGTGCGCCACGACCTGATCGCCGTTTTGGCCCTGCTGGCCGGACTGATCGCTGGCGTCGTCAAGCCTGAGGACGCCTTGAGCGGCTTCGGCGACCCTGCCGTGGTGGCGGTCGCCGCCGTTCTGATCGTTGGTCGCACGCTGGAACTGAGTGGCGTGGCGGGTAAACTGGCGCGCTACATCATGTTCGGCAAGGCGACCTACAGCCTGCAAATGGCCATGCTGATGTCCGTCGGCGCGTTGTTGTCGGCCTTCATGAACAATATCGCCGCTCTGGTCATCGTCATGCCGCTGGGGGCGGAGATCGCGCGTCAAAACAAGAAGGCTGTCGGAACCATCCTGATGCCGCTGGCCTTTGCTACAATCATGGGCGGCATGATCACCCTGATCGGTACCCCGGCCAATATGATTTTGTCCTCGGTGCGCGAGGAGCGGCTGGGTCAGGGCTTCGGGTTCTTCTCCATGGCACCGGTGGGCATCGCTGTGGCCGTGGTCGGTATCGTCTATCTGGCCGTCATCGGCTGGCGTCTGCTGCCGCCGCGCCGCGGCACGATGGAAGGCCACGCCGCCCCATGGAAGGTGTTTGAACTCACCCTCACCCATGCCGTTGAACTCAGCCGCCACGCCCTGTCGAAACAGTTGCACGCCAGCCGCACGCGCCTACTGCGCCTCATCCGCCGCGACAAGATCATTGACTGGCCGGAAGAGGATCGCCTGAAACGCGGCGACAAGCTGCTCCTTCTGTCGCGTTATATGCCCGGAGACGTGGCTGACAGTCTGGACGTCAAGACCGCCGCGCCCCTGCCGGCCGAGCACGAGGTGACAGCACACATGGTCGTGGCGCACGGTTCCCCCATTATCGGTGAACGCTACGATGCCATCACTCACCGCAGCGGCGGCGCGCTGAATGTCACGGCCGGCGGACCACGCGCCGCGCGCCTGAAACAGCCGCTCGGGGGCATCATCCTGCAAGGCGGCGATCAGTTATTTATCCGCGGTCAGGCCGCTGATATTGCGCGATTTGGCACGCAACAACGCCTGCTGGAAATCGATCGTGCCGACACCGCCCCCGTTAATATCCGCGCGGCGATCCAGACGGTCGGCATCTTCGTTCTGGCCATCGCGGTGACCGTGCTGTTCGACGTCTCCCCCGCTCTGACCTTTCTCGCAGCGGCGGCGGCCATGGCGGCCCTGCGGCTAATCCCCGCCCCGGAAATCTATAAGTCCATCGACTGGAGCGTGATCGTCCTGCTGGCGGCCATGATCCCGGTGGGGCAGAGCTTTGAAACCTCAGGTGCGGCGAAAATGGTCGCTGATGCATTGGCGGGCGGGCTTAAGGGCGCGCCCCTGATCGCCTGCATCGCGGCGGTTTGCGGCCTCACCCTGTTCCTGACCATCCTGCTCAACAATGTCGCCACGGCGCTGATCATGGGCCCGCTGGCCATTCAGCTGGCGCAAATACTCCATGTGTCACCCGACGCCCTACTGCTGGCCGTTCTGGTCGGCACCTCGTCAGACTTCCTGACTCCCATCGGGCATCAGAACAATTTGCTGGTCATGGCACCGGGCGGCTATCGCTTCACCGACTATGCACGGGCAGGCGCGCTTCTGGCGGTGCTGGTCGTGGCCACCACCGCCTTTGTCCTCAGCGCGAGTTTTGGTTAG
- the mobA gene encoding molybdenum cofactor guanylyltransferase, with amino-acid sequence MSLAGIVLCGGKSRRMGVDKAGLIFNGQTWLEVAANTLTAAGAAHILYSGRPDLPGGLGDPVADSGPAGGVLAALMQVGVDVEQVLCVPVDMPELSPDTLRLLAAHKGVGAYFEGEPLPFALRLSPAVLTAARQCVTTAARAPSLRALLRQVGCVEIPVPPGLNLRNLNTPQDVAALKPRA; translated from the coding sequence ATGTCCCTTGCCGGTATTGTGCTTTGTGGGGGTAAATCACGGCGCATGGGCGTGGACAAGGCGGGCCTGATTTTCAACGGCCAGACGTGGCTGGAGGTCGCTGCCAACACCCTAACAGCGGCGGGGGCGGCGCATATCCTCTATAGCGGACGTCCCGACCTGCCCGGCGGTCTGGGTGATCCGGTCGCGGACAGCGGCCCGGCAGGTGGCGTGTTGGCCGCCCTGATGCAGGTCGGCGTGGATGTGGAGCAGGTCTTGTGTGTACCCGTCGATATGCCCGAACTGTCGCCCGATACCCTGCGTCTGCTGGCCGCGCACAAGGGCGTAGGCGCCTATTTTGAAGGGGAGCCCCTGCCCTTTGCCCTGCGCCTGAGCCCGGCGGTCCTTACGGCCGCCCGCCAGTGTGTGACCACCGCCGCGCGCGCGCCGTCGTTGCGCGCCCTCTTACGGCAGGTGGGCTGCGTCGAAATCCCGGTCCCGCCGGGTCTGAACTTGCGCAACCTGAACACGCCGCAGGACGTCGCGGCCCTTAAGCCCCGCGCCTGA
- a CDS encoding glycoside hydrolase family 43 protein codes for MPARPLPGLALTALFTLFSLSAWAQTPPAQVLPKATPATTWTPDNGNGTFTNPLFNDEFSDPDIIRVGDDYYMTGTTMHTMPALPVLHSKDLVNWRLLGYALDRLEMGPEYRLEGGKDAYGAGIWAPALRYHNGTFYIFSNINGYGIQVFTATNPAGPWTHKSLDSKIHDLSVLFDDDGKIYAVYSYDEVRLVELKPDLSGVIEGSERVIIPAGNAMGEGHHIYKIKGKYYIISANYAPVGRMQAARSDSPFGPYETVTISARETMGTQFGWRTQGIGRSLPAPGDKISVSPPPPGGNAFGADPLHQGGLVELPNGDWWGFSMMDVKSMGRTTFLSPVTWQDGWPYFGLPGNLGRSPRTWLKPATGATVAPTPTYTRNDDFSGPKPQAIWQWNHVPDDTKWSLSERLGYLRLHSLPAPHFLLARNSLTQRVIGPESTATTTLDAKGLKDGDVAGLGLLNIPYYWLGVVRDGKAYRLRFYDQLTHKTIEAALPGPRVQLRVSGNYDSELSQFSYSTDGQTFTPIGGEVRTAYQLRTFQGVRFALFAFNEKGMNGGQADFDDFRVDEPLADRSQNLPVGKIVTIRNFANDQPMWANPHGMLHFAANGSKEAASPGVRFRVHDRGQGRVALEAMDGSGFLTVVGLGLSSDVRLMKTETPDSLFQWQDMLRKQFMLMSLRTHRYLGLDVRTGEPYAADWPGADPDRKDGTVLVWEEVK; via the coding sequence ATGCCCGCCCGCCCCCTGCCCGGCCTTGCGCTGACGGCGCTGTTCACTCTTTTCAGCCTGTCTGCCTGGGCGCAGACCCCGCCCGCTCAGGTCCTGCCCAAAGCCACACCAGCGACGACCTGGACGCCGGACAATGGCAATGGAACCTTCACCAACCCTTTGTTTAATGATGAGTTTTCTGACCCCGATATTATCCGCGTCGGTGACGACTACTATATGACCGGCACCACCATGCACACCATGCCCGCCCTGCCGGTGCTGCATTCGAAAGATTTGGTGAACTGGCGGCTGCTGGGCTACGCGCTTGACCGTCTCGAAATGGGGCCGGAATACCGCCTTGAAGGCGGTAAGGACGCCTATGGGGCTGGCATCTGGGCCCCGGCACTGCGCTATCACAACGGCACCTTCTACATCTTCTCCAATATCAACGGTTACGGGATACAGGTGTTCACGGCCACCAACCCCGCCGGGCCATGGACCCACAAATCACTAGACAGCAAAATTCACGACCTGTCGGTGCTGTTCGACGACGATGGCAAGATTTACGCCGTCTATAGCTATGACGAGGTGCGGCTCGTCGAACTGAAACCCGACCTCAGCGGCGTGATCGAGGGCAGCGAGCGGGTGATTATCCCGGCCGGCAATGCCATGGGCGAAGGCCACCATATTTATAAGATCAAGGGCAAATACTACATCATCAGCGCCAACTACGCCCCGGTCGGGCGGATGCAAGCGGCACGCTCTGACAGTCCTTTCGGCCCCTATGAGACGGTAACGATCAGCGCGCGGGAGACCATGGGCACGCAGTTCGGATGGCGCACGCAGGGCATAGGGCGCAGCCTGCCCGCCCCCGGCGACAAAATAAGTGTTTCGCCGCCACCGCCCGGCGGCAATGCCTTCGGGGCCGACCCTTTGCATCAGGGCGGGCTGGTCGAACTGCCCAATGGCGACTGGTGGGGCTTTTCGATGATGGATGTGAAGTCGATGGGACGCACCACCTTCCTGTCTCCCGTCACGTGGCAGGACGGCTGGCCCTATTTCGGGTTGCCCGGCAACTTGGGGCGCAGCCCGCGCACATGGCTGAAGCCCGCTACGGGAGCCACCGTCGCCCCGACGCCAACTTACACACGCAATGACGACTTCTCCGGGCCGAAGCCCCAAGCGATCTGGCAATGGAACCACGTGCCGGATGACACGAAATGGTCGTTGTCGGAACGACTTGGCTATCTGCGCCTACATAGCCTACCCGCCCCGCACTTCCTGCTGGCACGCAACAGCCTGACCCAGCGTGTGATCGGGCCGGAATCGACGGCGACGACGACGCTGGATGCCAAAGGGCTGAAAGACGGCGACGTGGCCGGTCTGGGCCTGCTCAACATTCCCTATTACTGGCTGGGCGTCGTGCGCGACGGTAAGGCCTATCGCCTGCGCTTTTATGATCAGCTGACCCACAAAACCATTGAGGCGGCCCTGCCGGGACCGCGCGTGCAGTTGCGCGTCAGCGGCAATTACGACAGCGAACTGTCGCAGTTCAGCTACTCCACCGATGGCCAGACCTTCACGCCGATTGGCGGTGAAGTGCGCACCGCCTACCAGTTGCGCACCTTTCAAGGGGTACGCTTCGCACTGTTTGCCTTCAACGAAAAAGGGATGAACGGCGGGCAGGCGGATTTTGACGATTTCCGCGTCGATGAGCCATTGGCAGACCGCTCGCAGAACCTCCCGGTCGGCAAGATCGTGACCATCCGAAACTTCGCCAATGATCAGCCGATGTGGGCCAATCCGCATGGTATGCTGCACTTCGCCGCCAATGGCTCGAAGGAGGCCGCCAGCCCCGGCGTGCGCTTCCGAGTCCACGATCGCGGGCAGGGACGCGTGGCGTTGGAGGCCATGGATGGCAGTGGCTTTCTGACCGTTGTCGGGCTGGGCCTGTCGTCAGATGTGCGGCTGATGAAGACGGAGACGCCGGACAGCCTGTTCCAGTGGCAGGACATGCTTCGCAAACAGTTCATGCTAATGTCGCTGCGCACGCACCGTTATCTCGGCCTTGACGTGCGCACCGGCGAGCCCTACGCCGCCGACTGGCCCGGTGCTGATCCCGACCGCAAAGACGGTACGGTGCTGGTGTGGGAAGAGGTAAAGTAA